From the genome of Homalodisca vitripennis isolate AUS2020 chromosome 8, UT_GWSS_2.1, whole genome shotgun sequence, one region includes:
- the LOC124367162 gene encoding nucleosome-remodeling factor subunit NURF301-like codes for MAASYWFLTRRIFVESEDGESWYYSSPAQLDELLESLDPTEFEAPLCREINDFKDEIIRQMELTEEDHKPAQGEQEVLPGDREQLLNENAEGKAKRDD; via the exons ATGGCCGCAAGTTACTGGTTCCTCACCAGGCGCATATTTGT TGAGAGCGAAGATGGTGAGTCGTGGTACTACTCATCTCCAGCACAGCTGGACGAGCTGCTAGAGTCTCTGGATCCCACAGAGTTTGAGGCGCCACTGTGCCGTGAGATCAACGACTTCAAGGACGAGATCATCCGCCAGATGGAGCTCACGGAGGAAGATCACAAACCAGCACAAGGGGAACAAGAAGTCCTACCTGGAGACAGAGAACA ATTACTTAATGAAAATGCAGAAGGAAAGGCAAAGAGAGACGATTAA